One window from the genome of Zerene cesonia ecotype Mississippi chromosome 1, Zerene_cesonia_1.1, whole genome shotgun sequence encodes:
- the LOC119831325 gene encoding succinate--hydroxymethylglutarate CoA-transferase-like has translation MITIKPIFRGFSPFKFIRVSYSTNSGLLSDINVLDLSRIIAGPVCTMTLGDLGANVIKVESFEGDEARKWGPPFTKGKDSYYFLSVNRSKKSICVDLKTCEGKSIIYDLAKKCDVVVENFLPGKLDKLEVGYEKLSQVNPKLIYCAITGFGPTGPYAMKPGYDVIAAAMGGFLNSTGERNGRPVKAGVAITDVTTGLHAFGAIMTALYYRRNTGKGQKIDCNLLSTQISSMINIANNYLNCGIEGEKWGTAHANLVPYQSFKTNDGEMVIGTGSNAQFADLCRLMHREDLIEDERFKDNAARVANRDDIIRIISDVIVTKSKKQWLEVFRHASFAYGPVNTMKEVFEDEHVREIKLVKELEHPDAGKIRVVGPPTVYSEGGNEARLPPPKLGQHTRDVLANFLGYHDAKIEGLMQNKVIRFTLSYILIFFSVERVTVITLRPTKQQTRKKVVWTEDTVDNEHMNKKKSKCCCIYEKPRRFDESDSESDDECEHCFGHVEKRKKRAGSSTATAVQEATEQTASITLQPPEPAPAPPDKPSADT, from the exons atgataactaTAAAACCAATTTTTCGCGGCTTTTCACCGTTTAAGTTTATAAGGGTATCGTATTCGACAAATTCGGGATTATTAAgtgatataaatgtattagatTTATCGAGAATCATCGCAGGGCCAGTGTGTACTATGACCCTCGGAGACTTAGGCGCGAATGTTATTAAAGTAGAAAGTTTCGAGGGAGACGAGGCGAGGAAATGGGGTCCTCCATTTACCAAAGGCAAAGATTCCTACTATTTCTTATCTGTTAATAGAAGCAAGAAAAGCATTTGTGTTGATTTAAAAACTTGTGAAG ggaaatcaattatatatgaCTTGGCAAAAAAATGTGATGTTGTTGTGGAGAACTTTCTACCTGGCAAGCTAGATAAATTGGAAGTTGGCTATGAGAAATTAAGTCAAGTTAATCCTAAACTTATATACTGCGCTATAACTGGTTTTGGACCGACAGGACCTTATGCTATGAAACCAGG ttatgaTGTAATCGCTGCTGCAATGGGAGGCTTTTTAAACTCAACTGGAGAGAGGAACGGAAGACCTGTTAAGGCTGGTGTTGCCATAACTGACGTTACAACAGGCTTGCACGCGTTTGGCGCGATCATGActgcattatattatagaaggAACACTGGCAAAGGGCAGAAAATCGATTGTAATCTACTCTCCACTCAAATTTCTAGCATGATAAAtatagcaaataattatttgaactgCGGCATTGAAGGCGAGAAATGGGGAACAGCTCATGCTAATTTAGTTCCTTATCAGTCTTTTAAAACGAATGATGGTGAAATGGTTATAGGCACAGGGTCCAATGCCCAATTTGCAGATTTGTGCCGACTCATGCACAGAGAAGACTTAATTGAAGATGAAAGATTCAAAGACAACGCGGCGCGTGTTGCAAATCGCGACGACATAATAAGGATTATTAGTGACGTTATAGTTACGAAGTCGAAAAAGCAATGGTTGGAGGTATTTAGACATGCATCATTTGCATATGGACCAGTTAATACGATGAAGGAGGTATTCGAAGATGAACATGTCAGAGAGATAAAGTTGGTTAAGGAGTTGGAGCACCCAGATGCTGGGAAGATTAGGGTGGTTGGTCCGCCCACTGTTTATTCTGAGGGTGGTAATGAGGCAAGGTTACCACCTCCGAAATTAGGACAACACACACGAGATGTTTTGGCGAATTTTCTAGGTTATCACGATGCGAAAATTGAGGGATTGAtgcaaaataaagttataagat tcacattatcttatatacttatattcttt TCGGTGGAGCGCGTGACCGTGATCACGTTGCGGCCCACGAAGCAGCAGACGCGCAAGAAGGTGGTTTGGACTGAGGATACTGTGGATAATGAGCATATGAATAAGAAGAAGTCGAAAT GTTGTTGTATATACGAAAAGCCGCGTCGCTTCGACGAGTCGGACTCAGAGAGCGACGACGAGTGCGAGCATTGCTTCGGCCACGTCGAGAAGCGCAAGAAGCGAGCTGGCTCCAGCACCGCCACTGCGGTTCAg GAAGCAACGGAACAAACAGCATCGATAACGCTACAGCCGCCGGAGCCTGCACCCGCGCCGCCCGACAAGCCTTCAGCTGATACTTAA
- the LOC119830091 gene encoding hepatoma-derived growth factor-related protein 2-like, which yields MSNLESELKDLQERNNELVQKLQHWKVIAAERENEKIKLMKEASELRLKLSMLRSTGTANARKLDTAIQSASEEALSHLVHASNAVARISELAKRYMQDRENQESVLPRWSNLSNTPSSEKVHRVPPMMLGGKSIQPVVSLSRTLFAINNSNTWPESRTPNTNLNGLRPMPMHMLQDVYIPLTRIDAEELNRNNGATEENVNNSADELGLNDSDDRIIEEEPDVSESEQLEDSRRLHVVTEESEETEITPERSRLDNPLEGPSWLLDEPNNKVNMRRGRNRMSIAPDIMEYDEMAPNQHNDSETESAFPPEVRKRASSPRPAPAAAAPAPATPRSPVFSPRRRRYSNNGRVLKVLVAKMRLDEDDEVPAKRPMMATPQNFSPRASTSQDSKTHFKQSFSKRRDSGSLENQSPVVRARRSVSRERANLSRELDGSGESPDGSQLRRLERIPSFDAPSPNGSTDARVIVSESTEACEHVARRVKRNNSNTSNNSNSEPASDSSSELLLEARTRRARKPIVYKEKPLNRKLRR from the exons ATGTCAAATTTAGAAAGTGAATTAAAAGATTTGCAAGAGAGAAATAACGAATTAGTTCAAAAACTCCAGCATTGGAAGGTGATTGCTGCAGAAAGAGAAAATGAAAAGATAAAACTCATGAAAGAGGCTAGTGAGTTAAGGCTAAAACTAAGT ATGCTAAGAAGCACTGGCACAGCGAATGCACGTAAATTGGACACAGCCATACAGTCGGCGAGCGAAGAAGCCCTCTCGCATCTAGTCCACGCATCCAATGCCGTGGCTCGCATCTCGGAGCTGGCGAAACGTTACATGCAGGACAGAGAGAACCAGGAGTCAGTGTTACCGCGATGGAGTAATTTGAGTAACACACCGTCATCGGAGAAGGTACATAGAGTACCTCCAATGATGCTCGGTGGGAAGTCTATACAGCCAGTGGTGTCGTTGAGCAGGACTTTGTTTGCcattaataatagtaatactT ggCCAGAAAGTAGGACACCAAACACAAACCTGAACGGTCTGAGGCCTATGCCAATGCATATGCTACAAg ATGTATACATACCATTGACAAGGATAGATGCAGAGGAACTGAACAGGAATAATGGAGCTACAGAGGAAAACGTAAACAATAGCGCGGATGAACTGGGTTTAAATG ACAGCGATGACAGAATAATTGAGGAGGAACCGGACGTTTCAGAGTCTGAACAGCTTGAAGACTC CCGAAGATTGCACGTTGTTACTGAAGAATCAGAAGAGACTGAAATCACGCCAGAGAG AAGCAGACTGGATAACCCGTTGGAAGGACCCAGCTGGCTACTCGATGAACCAAACAATAAAGTCAAT ATGCGCAGGGGAAGGAACCGAATGAGCATAGCGCCGGATATCATGGAGTATGACGAAATGGCGCCAAACCAGCACAACGACAGCGAAACAGAG AGCGCGTTCCCGCCGGAGGTGCGCAAGCGCGCGTCgtccccgcgccccgcgcccgccgccgccgcccccgcccccgccaCGCCGCGCTCGCCCGTCTTCTCGCCGCGCCGCAGAAGGTACAG CAATAACGGGCGCGTGCTTAAGGTGCTGGTCGCGAAAATGCGACTGGACGAAGACGACGAAGTGCCAGCGAAGCGGCCGATGATGGCAACCCCGCAAAATTTCTCCCCACGTGCATCTACTTCGCAAGACTCAAAAACCCACTTTAAGCAGAGTTTTTCAAAGCGCCGAGACTCCGGAAGTTTGGAAAATCAATCGCCGGTTGTAAGAGCTAGGCGGTCTGTGTCCCGGGAGAGAGCTAATCTGTCCCGGGAGTTGGACGGGAGCGGGGAGTCCCCAGACGGGTCGCAGTTGCGAAGGTTGGAGAGGATCCCATCGTTTGATGCGCCAAGCCCTAATGGGTCTACGGATGCGAGGGTTATTGTATC AGAATCGACCGAAGCGTGCGAACACGTGGCGAGGCGCGTGAAGCGCAACAACAGCAACACCAGCAACAACAGCAACAGCGAGCCCGCCAGCGACAGCAGCAGCGAGCTGCTGTTGGAGGCGCGCACGAGGCGAGCGCGGAAACCGATTGTGTATAAGGAGAAACCGTTAAATCG gaAACTGCGAAGGTGA
- the LOC119830082 gene encoding H/ACA ribonucleoprotein complex subunit 1 — MSFRGRGGGGGGGRGFGGRGGGGRGGGGFRGRGGGGGGGFRHQDAGPPESVIPLGHYGWTVQDDLVCKVDIEDVPYFNAPIFLENKEQIGKIDEIFGNLRDYYVSVKLGENIKAKSFKEGQQFFIDPAKLLPLKRFLPQPPGAKRGGGGRGGRGGRGGGGGGFGGRGGRGGGFNRGGGGGFNRGGGGGFNRGGGGFNRGGGGFNRGGRGRGGFGGGRGGR; from the coding sequence atgtcgTTTCGTGGTCGTggtggcggcggcggcggcggaaGAGGATTTGGAGGCCGTGGTGGTGGAGGACGAGGAGGTGGAGGATTCCGTGGCCGCGGCGGCGGTGGAGGAGGCGGCTTCAGACACCAAGACGCGGGCCCACCTGAATCAGTAATACCTTTAGGACACTACGGCTGGACCGTGCAAGACGACCTTGTATGTAAAGTCGACATTGAAGACGTGCCTTACTTCAACGCGCCTATCTTCCTGGAAAACAAGGAACAGATTGGCAAAATCGACGAGATCTTCGGCAATTTACGCGATTACTACGTATCTGTGAAACTAGGAGAGAATATTAAAGCAAAGAGTTTCAAGGAGGGGCAGCAGTTCTTTATAGATCCAGCGAAATTGTTGCCTCTTAAGAGGTTCTTGCCTCAACCACCTGGAGCGAAGCGTGGCGGTGGTGGCAGAGGCGGTAGGGGCGGTCGTGGTGGCGGTGGCGGAGGGTTTGGAGGCCGTGGAGGTCGTGGGGGTGGTTTCAATcgcggcggcggcggtggATTTAACAGAGGTGGTGGTGGCGGCTTCAACAGAGGCGGAGGAGGTTTCAATAGAGGCGGTGGTGGCTTTAACAGAGGCGGGCGAGGACGGGGAGGTTTCGGAGGCGGCCGTGGCGGAAGATAG
- the LOC119840074 gene encoding membrane magnesium transporter 1, translating into MSFHKIILTVGFISLFHSAFSAAQHRSYLRITSQEFTTLPLDIVIQAVGSLFAVMWGVLHVAGNLREIQAAAEMNNTTWETQKNIPSFYIFNHREKALTSNYVPSSGKGDLENLE; encoded by the exons ATGTCGTTCCATAAAATTATCCTGACTGTTGGATTTATCTCCTTATTCCATTCAGCATTTTCTGCAGCTCAGC ATCGATCCTATCTACGAATAACATCACAAGAGTTTACAACACTGCCTTTAGAT attGTTATCCAAGCGGTTGGCAGCCTATTTGCAGTAATGTGGGGAGTGTTACATGTAGCTGGGAACCTGAGAGAAATCCAAGCAGCAGCAGAAATGAACAATACAACTTGGGAAACCCAGAAGAATATAccatcattttatatatttaatcatagaGAGAAAGCACTTACTAGTAATTATGTACCAAGCTCTGGTAAAGGGGATTTGGAGAacttagaataa
- the LOC119840064 gene encoding sodium/potassium-transporting ATPase subunit beta-2-like gives MMRNPKLEEFEIETKPLRKTGRQKFSDFFYNDETGTVMGRTPESWGKIILFYLIFYAALIALFSVCMVTFLQQFINPRVPRLQQDGGLIGTSPGLGFRPLPEDVRSTLIWYKGTGYDSYKFWEDQLIDFLSVYKKKGQTAGAGQNIFNCDFRNQPPPGKVCDVDIRGFEPCTEENHFSYHKSSPCIFLKLNKIFGWRPEFYNDTNNLPPSMPPELQTSIKNITGYNRDAANMIWVSCQGETPTDQENIGPITYLPYPGFPGYFYPYNNAEGYLSPLVAVHLHSPATGIVINIECRAWARNIKYDRREKLGVVHFELMIE, from the exons ATGATGCGGAATCCCAAGTTAGAAGAGTTTGAAATAGAGACGAAACCACTCAGAAAAACAGGACGACAAAAGTTTTCAGATTTCTTTTACAATGATGAGACTGGAACAGTTATGGGCAGGACTCCTGAAAGTTGGG GAAAAATCATCCTTTTCTACCTAATATTCTACGCAGCGCTCATCGCCCTTTTCTCTGTATGCATGGTGACATTCttacaacaatttattaaccCGAGAGTGCCGCGGTTACAACAAGACGGTGGTCTGATTGGCACAAGCCCCGGCCTCGGTTTCCGCCCATTGCCTGAAGATGTACGGAGCACTCTTATATGGTATAAGGGCACAGGGTACGACAGCTATAAGTTTTGGGAGGATCAGCTTATTGACTTTCTGTCGG TGTACAAGAAGAAAGGGCAAACGGCCGGCGCCGGTCAGAACATATTCAACTGCGACTTCCGCAACCAGCCGCCGCCGGGGAAGGTGTGCGACGTCGACATCCGCGGCTTCGAGCCCTGCACCGAAGAGAACCACTTCTCGTACCACAAGTCGTCGCCGTGCATCTTCTTGAAGCTTAACAA AATATTCGGGTGGCGACCGGAGTTCTACAACGATACCAACAACTTGCCCCCAAGCATGCCGCCAGAATTGCAGACCAGCATAAAGAATATCACTGGATATAACAGAGATGCG GCCAATATGATATGGGTGTCTTGCCAGGGCGAGACCCCCACGGACCAGGAGAACATCGGACCGATCACATACCTGCCTTATCCTGGTTTCCCGGGTTATTTCTACCCGTACAATAATGCTGAGGGGTACCTCAGTCCCTTGGTAGCGGTGCATTTGCATAGTCCAGCAA CTGGTATAGTCATTAACATAGAATGTCGCGCGTGGgcaagaaatattaaatacgacAGAAGAGAGAAGCTCGGGGTTGTCCATTTTGAACTCATGATCGAGTAA